A window from Thiosulfatimonas sediminis encodes these proteins:
- a CDS encoding chemotaxis protein CheA, with protein MDEEILSDFLVEASELIDQLNGQLVDLEQSPTDVDLLNAVFRGFHTVKGGAGFLGITPLVQVCHRAENVFDKIRNGEIAYDAQAADVILRAFDVISDSIEALNAGERDLPENNPQLLAELDQLSKGAAAVAAMDVVIAEPEVALHLPDGVDPDGDMTDEEFEALLNQRDQLGTADPQTASSVSLHLPDGLDPDGDITDDEFEALLQQRDQLQSEAPSQPMATGKAVKLTLDAGLDPDGDMTDEEFEALLNQRDLMLVDEETPAPAAVAKAVAIPRSAPTVAAVASTSPQEDATAKVAAKGNTESTVRVDTRRLDEIMNLVGELVLVRNRLLTLRGTSDSSEAISNAVGNLDHVTTDLQASVMKTRMQPVKKVFGRFPRVVRDLARKLNKKIELEMQGEETDLDKNLVEALADPLVHLVRNSVDHGIEMPADRLACGKSDTGRVILAAEQEGDHILLSITDDGKGMDPDVLRRKAVEKGLMDEIAANSLDDKSAFELILSAGFSTAEQVSDISGRGVGMDVVKNMITKLNGSIDIHSVLGQGTQISIRVPLTLAILPTLMVSFGEDSYAIPLTSVLEIFDYKTDKTNKIDGQRMVRLRDKSIPLFFLDEWLAPDCVKENYNNDKVVIVSIGNQRVGFVVDQVNGQEEVVIKPLGTMLKKLSGYAGATITGNGNIALILDLPGVVQRFQ; from the coding sequence GTGGATGAAGAAATTTTAAGTGACTTTCTGGTTGAAGCTTCCGAGCTGATTGATCAATTAAATGGTCAATTAGTCGACTTAGAGCAATCACCAACCGATGTGGATCTATTAAACGCGGTCTTCCGAGGTTTCCACACCGTTAAAGGCGGTGCAGGCTTTCTTGGTATTACGCCGTTGGTGCAAGTCTGTCACCGCGCTGAAAACGTATTTGACAAAATCCGTAATGGTGAGATTGCTTATGACGCGCAAGCCGCGGATGTGATTTTACGCGCCTTTGATGTCATTTCAGATTCCATTGAAGCATTAAATGCGGGTGAACGTGATCTACCGGAGAATAATCCACAACTCCTAGCAGAGTTGGATCAATTGTCTAAAGGTGCGGCGGCCGTGGCGGCAATGGACGTTGTCATCGCAGAACCGGAAGTTGCCTTGCATTTACCTGATGGCGTTGACCCTGATGGGGATATGACGGATGAAGAATTTGAAGCTTTACTGAATCAGCGCGACCAACTTGGTACGGCGGATCCTCAGACAGCGTCCAGTGTGTCGTTGCATTTACCTGATGGACTTGATCCAGATGGCGATATTACCGATGACGAGTTTGAGGCTTTATTACAGCAGCGTGATCAGTTGCAGAGTGAGGCACCATCCCAACCTATGGCCACAGGAAAAGCGGTGAAATTAACCTTGGATGCAGGATTGGATCCAGACGGTGATATGACCGATGAGGAATTTGAGGCCCTCTTAAACCAGCGCGACTTGATGTTAGTTGATGAGGAGACACCTGCACCGGCAGCTGTGGCAAAAGCTGTTGCAATACCCCGTTCAGCCCCAACGGTTGCCGCTGTAGCGAGTACCTCACCTCAAGAAGATGCAACAGCCAAGGTGGCCGCAAAAGGCAATACTGAATCGACGGTTCGTGTTGATACGCGTCGCTTAGACGAGATTATGAATCTGGTCGGAGAGCTGGTTTTGGTGCGCAATCGCTTATTGACATTGCGTGGCACGAGCGACAGTTCTGAAGCAATTTCTAACGCTGTTGGTAATTTGGATCATGTCACGACGGATTTGCAGGCATCGGTGATGAAGACACGGATGCAGCCGGTTAAGAAAGTGTTTGGCCGTTTTCCACGCGTGGTACGTGATTTAGCGCGCAAATTGAATAAGAAAATCGAATTAGAGATGCAAGGGGAAGAGACCGATTTAGATAAAAATCTTGTTGAAGCACTTGCCGATCCTTTAGTGCATTTGGTGCGTAATTCGGTGGACCACGGAATTGAAATGCCAGCCGATCGTCTGGCCTGTGGTAAGTCAGACACCGGTCGAGTGATTCTGGCCGCTGAGCAAGAGGGTGACCATATTCTGTTATCGATTACCGATGATGGTAAAGGAATGGATCCCGACGTTTTGCGCCGAAAAGCAGTTGAAAAAGGTTTGATGGATGAAATCGCGGCCAATTCTTTAGATGATAAATCGGCGTTTGAACTGATTTTATCCGCTGGATTCTCAACCGCTGAACAGGTGAGTGATATTTCTGGTCGTGGTGTCGGTATGGATGTGGTTAAGAATATGATCACTAAGTTGAACGGCAGCATTGATATTCATTCTGTTCTTGGGCAAGGGACACAAATCAGTATTCGCGTGCCTTTGACCTTGGCGATTTTGCCAACTTTAATGGTCTCTTTTGGCGAAGACAGTTATGCGATTCCGTTGACGAGTGTGCTGGAGATTTTTGATTATAAAACGGATAAAACGAATAAAATTGATGGTCAGCGAATGGTGCGCTTGCGAGATAAAAGTATACCGCTGTTCTTCTTAGATGAGTGGTTGGCGCCTGATTGTGTTAAAGAGAACTATAACAATGACAAGGTGGTGATTGTTTCGATTGGTAACCAGCGTGTTGGGTTTGTGGTTGATCAAGTTAATGGACAAGAAGAAGTGGTAATTAAGCCTTTGGGAACGATGCTTAAGAAACTAAGTGGATACGCAGGTGCGACCATTACAGGTAATGGCAATATTGCTCTTATTCTCGATTTACCCGGCGTAGTTCAACGTTTTCAGTAG
- the flhF gene encoding flagellar biosynthesis protein FlhF, with protein sequence MHIKRFFAPNMRQAMNAVRQEHGDEAVILSTKQTADGVEIVAALDPEALAYQQNVQETATLNAAQNGDSLNSAIRFEQQAMLTRERVANAYDAQQQPAARPSANRYATAQPQVAYAESVSAPSAQIELMAQELQQVRSLLENQLSSLAWGHSEVQKPEQIALLKRLMGLGFGWELSQSLLQQAQDSASLDWASILRLLEQSVTSDERDLLDRGGIIALVGPTGVGKTTTIAKLASRFVMRNSASDIALISTDSYKIGAQAQLKLFADLIQVPVYVAANQGELYSLLTAMASKKLVLIDTAGMSQKDLQLSKQLTSGHQGVNMVRNYLVMSAATQLSVMRDIVKSFGEVVLKGCILTKVDEATQLGNALTVLLESELPISYLSTGQRVPEDIEKIHARDLIDRAIVLGQQNSQNIDEQAFRLGMGKEISNAQ encoded by the coding sequence ATGCATATAAAACGCTTTTTTGCGCCTAACATGCGTCAGGCAATGAACGCTGTCCGCCAAGAACATGGCGATGAGGCCGTCATTTTATCGACAAAACAGACCGCTGATGGTGTCGAAATTGTGGCAGCGTTGGATCCTGAAGCATTGGCTTATCAGCAAAATGTTCAGGAAACAGCGACGTTGAATGCAGCTCAGAACGGTGACTCATTAAATTCTGCCATTCGGTTTGAGCAACAAGCTATGTTGACACGTGAGCGAGTGGCTAATGCGTATGATGCTCAACAGCAGCCAGCAGCACGCCCGAGTGCGAATCGTTACGCGACTGCTCAGCCGCAAGTGGCTTATGCGGAATCGGTCAGTGCGCCGAGTGCGCAGATTGAACTGATGGCGCAAGAACTCCAGCAGGTGCGCAGTCTGTTAGAAAATCAGCTTTCAAGTTTGGCTTGGGGGCATAGCGAAGTCCAAAAACCGGAACAGATTGCGTTATTGAAGCGCTTGATGGGCTTAGGTTTTGGTTGGGAGTTGTCGCAAAGCTTGCTGCAGCAAGCACAAGATTCCGCTAGCTTGGATTGGGCGTCGATTTTACGTTTGCTGGAACAGAGTGTCACTTCTGATGAACGCGACCTGCTGGACCGTGGAGGCATTATTGCGTTGGTCGGCCCGACCGGTGTTGGCAAAACGACGACTATTGCTAAATTGGCTAGCCGTTTTGTGATGCGCAATAGTGCAAGTGACATCGCTTTAATCAGTACTGATAGTTACAAAATCGGTGCGCAAGCGCAGTTGAAATTGTTTGCGGATTTAATTCAAGTACCGGTGTATGTGGCAGCCAATCAAGGCGAGTTGTATAGCTTGTTGACGGCGATGGCCAGTAAAAAACTGGTGTTGATTGATACTGCAGGGATGAGTCAAAAAGACTTGCAGTTATCCAAACAACTGACATCCGGTCATCAAGGCGTGAATATGGTGCGTAATTATCTGGTGATGTCAGCGGCCACACAATTAAGTGTGATGCGCGATATTGTCAAATCGTTTGGTGAAGTGGTGTTGAAAGGCTGTATTTTGACAAAAGTGGATGAAGCAACTCAATTGGGTAATGCGCTCACGGTGTTACTGGAATCGGAATTGCCGATTAGTTATTTAAGTACCGGACAGCGCGTGCCGGAAGACATTGAAAAAATTCATGCTCGCGATTTAATTGACCGTGCGATTGTACTGGGTCAGCAAAATTCGCAAAACATTGATGAGCAAGCGTTCCGCTTAGGAATGGGAAAGGAGATTTCAAATGCTCAATGA
- the flhB gene encoding flagellar biosynthesis protein FlhB, giving the protein MAESEDGTEKTEEPTEKKMRDARDKGQVPRSRELSTLLMTLSAALFLYFYGSQIMTDLVNLMTKGLSFERDVAFDTQKLFDLVIAIVIDAIFAIMPFISLMVLVAITSPVLLGGWSFSTKALAPKMSKLNPVSGLKRMFSMQALMELFKAFAKFVLVISLAAAFLYMVFPEVLSLGVESKDFALAHSAELITKAFIFVSLALLVVAIIDVPFQLWNHNRQLKMTKQEVREEHKQQEGNPEVKGRIRQVQRQMSQRRMMQNVPQADVIITNPTHFAVALKYDPQTMREPVVLAIGADFMAAQIRTIAQEHNIPVIEAPPLARALYYNAEVEQPIPYNLFRAVAAVLAYVFQLRDSGKAQKVDFANLPIPEEFRTD; this is encoded by the coding sequence ATGGCTGAAAGCGAAGACGGCACGGAAAAAACAGAAGAACCCACCGAAAAGAAAATGCGCGATGCCCGTGACAAAGGTCAAGTACCTCGATCTCGGGAACTATCCACGCTTTTAATGACGCTGTCGGCAGCGTTGTTTTTGTATTTTTATGGTTCGCAAATCATGACCGATTTGGTTAATTTGATGACCAAAGGGCTTAGTTTTGAGCGTGATGTTGCTTTTGATACGCAGAAACTTTTCGATTTAGTGATTGCGATTGTGATTGACGCCATTTTCGCGATTATGCCTTTTATCTCGTTAATGGTTTTGGTAGCGATTACCTCGCCAGTTTTGCTGGGTGGTTGGTCGTTTAGCACCAAGGCGTTAGCACCCAAAATGTCCAAATTAAATCCTGTTAGTGGTTTAAAACGAATGTTTTCTATGCAGGCTTTAATGGAGTTGTTTAAGGCGTTTGCTAAGTTTGTTTTGGTGATCAGTTTAGCGGCAGCCTTTTTGTATATGGTTTTTCCAGAAGTGCTTAGCTTGGGAGTAGAATCGAAAGATTTCGCTTTGGCGCACTCGGCAGAATTGATTACCAAAGCGTTCATTTTCGTTAGTTTGGCCTTGCTAGTGGTCGCCATTATCGACGTACCTTTTCAGTTATGGAATCATAATCGCCAATTAAAAATGACCAAACAAGAAGTCAGAGAAGAGCATAAACAACAAGAAGGGAATCCGGAAGTTAAAGGGCGTATTCGTCAGGTTCAGCGCCAGATGTCGCAACGCCGTATGATGCAAAATGTTCCACAGGCCGACGTTATTATTACGAACCCAACTCACTTTGCTGTCGCGTTAAAATACGATCCGCAAACTATGCGTGAGCCAGTTGTGTTGGCGATTGGTGCTGATTTTATGGCTGCGCAGATAAGAACCATTGCACAAGAACATAATATTCCGGTGATCGAGGCGCCGCCTTTAGCGCGCGCACTTTATTATAATGCCGAAGTGGAACAGCCGATTCCTTACAATCTTTTTCGTGCGGTGGCTGCTGTACTGGCTTATGTTTTTCAACTGCGTGATAGCGGTAAGGCGCAAAAAGTGGATTTTGCAAATCTGCCAATTCCGGAAGAGTTCAGAACCGACTAA
- a CDS encoding protein phosphatase CheZ: protein MSQTNQASLAMQLELANQLVAALQANEQKLAQSLTLQLAQMTENSLYQQIKDLAENLHSTLDELEHMPLLMQTKHDIPDVTERLQYVLDAIEDASGKTLTSAENSMAIIEQLESLAPTQASMQGLLQELSGELNKIMLAQSFQDLTGQVLNRVILIISSLEQSLLSLIEKSGHDFNLIPERRESQAELHKGVGPNVTSSGQKDALGNQDDVDDLLADLGI, encoded by the coding sequence ATGAGTCAGACCAATCAAGCGAGTTTAGCGATGCAATTAGAGTTGGCCAATCAACTTGTGGCAGCCTTACAAGCCAATGAGCAGAAACTGGCGCAATCGCTTACCCTGCAGCTTGCGCAAATGACGGAAAATTCTCTTTATCAACAAATCAAAGATCTTGCAGAAAACTTGCATTCAACCTTGGATGAGCTTGAGCATATGCCATTGTTGATGCAAACCAAGCATGATATTCCTGATGTCACTGAACGTTTACAATATGTTTTGGATGCGATTGAAGATGCGAGTGGTAAAACGCTGACCAGTGCGGAAAATTCCATGGCGATTATTGAACAGTTGGAAAGTTTGGCTCCCACACAAGCATCAATGCAAGGCTTGTTGCAAGAACTCAGCGGCGAGTTGAATAAGATTATGTTGGCGCAATCTTTCCAAGATTTAACCGGACAAGTGCTTAATCGTGTCATTTTAATTATTTCTTCGTTAGAACAGAGTTTATTGTCGTTGATTGAAAAGTCAGGTCATGATTTCAACTTAATCCCAGAGCGCCGTGAAAGTCAGGCAGAATTACATAAAGGCGTGGGCCCAAATGTGACCAGCAGCGGACAAAAAGACGCACTTGGCAATCAAGATGATGTGGATGACCTGCTTGCTGATTTAGGTATTTAG
- a CDS encoding STAS domain-containing protein, protein MSSTITLNDSLIINQIEQQFSQLGAQFNEAETDILLDGEAVDTIDTSGLQCLLMLIQNAIAQGKSVSWLNASETLKTSAEKLGLNQALQLS, encoded by the coding sequence ATGAGTTCAACCATTACTTTAAATGACAGTTTGATTATTAATCAAATTGAACAACAGTTTTCGCAACTCGGTGCACAGTTTAACGAAGCAGAAACCGATATCTTGCTAGATGGTGAAGCGGTTGACACCATTGACACCTCTGGCCTACAGTGCTTATTGATGTTAATCCAAAATGCGATTGCGCAAGGTAAATCTGTCAGCTGGCTTAACGCATCGGAAACCCTTAAAACCTCTGCTGAGAAACTAGGGTTAAACCAAGCATTGCAACTCTCTTAG
- the flhA gene encoding flagellar biosynthesis protein FlhA, which produces MDFRQLFDNMKANWSKGIAVPFGVLALLGMVTIPLPPFLLDVFFTFNIALSLVVLMVTLYAKRPLDFAIFPTIILLSTLFRLSLNIASTRVILLEGHNGGASAGDVIEAFGEFVIGGNYAVGLVVFAILVVINFVVITKGAGRVAEVSARFTLDSMPGKQMAIDADLNAGLITQEDAQMRRREIATEAEFYGSMDGASKFVRGDAIAGLIILFINLIGGFAIGVWQNDMSFADAAEVYTILTLGDGLVAQIPALILSTATAIIVTRVTGGDNKDMGEQMQMQMFSTPRALGTTAGVIGVIGLIPGMPNIAFLTFASVAGAGAYFIHRKQQENETRPIPPTPEEQEAQSRPKELSWDDVQAVDVLGLEVGYRLIPMVDKGQNGQLLDRIKGVRRKVSQELGFLVPSVHIRDNLDLKPNQYRIMLMGVDSGHGEVYPDKEMAINPGQVFGEVNGIKTTDPAFGLEAVWIEPENQDQAQALGYTVVDASTVVATHISQLIQDYSYELLGHDEVQQLLDKLKVTSPKLVSELIPDKLGLASLVKVLQNLLQEKVPIRDMRTILETLTAKADLQKTPAALTIDVRAALGRSIVQQLVGNEGELKVITLEPSLEQILLQASQGAPEGQLAVEPGLAERLHGTLKQEAQKIEVAGQPPVLLVAPQIRAQLARLFRFSLPSLVILAYSEVPENRQISVVANVGQGG; this is translated from the coding sequence ATGGATTTTCGTCAATTATTCGACAATATGAAAGCTAACTGGAGTAAAGGGATTGCCGTGCCCTTTGGTGTGCTTGCGCTCTTGGGGATGGTCACCATTCCCTTGCCACCGTTTTTGTTGGATGTGTTTTTTACCTTCAATATCGCCTTGTCATTGGTGGTATTGATGGTCACGCTGTATGCCAAGCGTCCACTCGATTTTGCGATTTTTCCGACGATTATTTTGTTATCAACGCTGTTCCGTTTGTCGCTTAACATCGCTTCCACGCGTGTGATCTTGTTGGAAGGTCACAACGGCGGTGCATCTGCTGGCGATGTCATTGAAGCCTTTGGCGAATTTGTTATTGGTGGCAATTATGCGGTCGGTTTGGTGGTTTTTGCGATTTTGGTGGTAATCAACTTTGTGGTTATCACCAAGGGCGCAGGGCGTGTTGCTGAGGTAAGCGCGCGTTTTACTTTGGATTCGATGCCGGGTAAACAGATGGCGATTGATGCGGACTTGAATGCCGGTTTAATTACTCAAGAAGACGCGCAGATGCGCCGTCGAGAAATTGCCACTGAAGCCGAGTTCTATGGCTCGATGGACGGTGCCAGTAAGTTTGTTCGCGGGGACGCGATTGCTGGATTGATTATCTTATTTATCAATCTAATCGGCGGTTTCGCCATCGGTGTTTGGCAAAATGATATGTCGTTTGCGGATGCCGCTGAAGTGTATACGATTTTAACGTTAGGTGATGGTTTGGTGGCACAGATACCCGCCCTGATTCTTTCTACCGCCACGGCGATTATTGTGACGCGCGTTACCGGCGGCGACAATAAAGATATGGGCGAGCAGATGCAGATGCAGATGTTCTCCACGCCGCGAGCTTTGGGGACGACGGCTGGTGTGATAGGCGTAATCGGTTTGATTCCTGGAATGCCGAATATTGCGTTTTTAACGTTCGCTTCGGTTGCTGGAGCGGGTGCTTATTTCATCCATCGCAAACAGCAAGAAAATGAAACTAGACCGATACCTCCGACGCCTGAAGAGCAGGAAGCGCAGAGTCGGCCAAAAGAGTTGAGTTGGGATGATGTGCAAGCCGTCGATGTCTTAGGGCTTGAGGTGGGTTATCGTTTAATTCCGATGGTTGATAAGGGGCAAAACGGCCAGCTGTTAGATCGCATTAAAGGGGTACGACGTAAGGTGTCGCAAGAGCTTGGATTTTTGGTGCCATCTGTACACATCCGCGATAACTTAGATTTAAAACCGAACCAATACCGCATTATGTTAATGGGTGTCGATTCTGGGCATGGCGAGGTTTATCCCGATAAAGAGATGGCGATTAATCCCGGTCAAGTATTTGGTGAGGTGAACGGTATTAAAACCACAGACCCAGCCTTTGGGTTAGAGGCGGTGTGGATTGAGCCAGAAAATCAAGACCAGGCACAAGCCTTGGGATACACCGTTGTGGATGCCAGTACGGTCGTTGCAACGCATATCAGTCAATTGATTCAAGATTATTCATACGAGTTACTTGGTCATGATGAGGTGCAGCAGTTGTTGGATAAATTAAAAGTGACATCACCCAAATTGGTTTCTGAGTTAATCCCCGACAAATTGGGTTTGGCCTCTTTGGTTAAAGTTTTGCAAAACTTGCTGCAAGAAAAAGTGCCAATTCGTGATATGCGAACTATTTTAGAAACCTTAACGGCGAAGGCGGATTTGCAAAAAACACCCGCGGCTCTGACCATTGATGTGCGCGCCGCGCTCGGCCGTTCGATTGTCCAGCAGCTGGTCGGTAACGAAGGTGAACTGAAAGTGATTACTTTAGAACCTAGTTTGGAACAGATATTGCTTCAAGCATCGCAGGGCGCGCCGGAAGGCCAGTTAGCGGTTGAACCTGGATTGGCCGAGCGTCTGCATGGCACTCTGAAGCAAGAAGCGCAGAAGATTGAAGTGGCTGGACAACCGCCGGTTCTCTTGGTTGCGCCGCAGATTCGCGCGCAGTTAGCACGCTTATTCCGTTTTAGTTTGCCGAGTTTGGTGATTTTGGCCTATTCCGAAGTGCCTGAAAATCGTCAAATTAGTGTCGTTGCCAATGTTGGACAAGGAGGATAG
- a CDS encoding chemotaxis protein CheW codes for MMQFTNRQSLTGNFSTVGNMDDEEDFGPSIRCVMFALENEIYGIQVSKIREVLRVGNIRAVPGSSRQVLGVINVRGVIVTVIDSRVMFGLASKQVDDLSRIIIVELDDERTVGIMVDFVMEVKDIPEKKFEPLSSTKDNASRNIQGIAHFQDSVIILLDVDTMFYIHE; via the coding sequence ATGATGCAATTTACAAATCGACAAAGCTTAACCGGTAACTTTTCTACCGTTGGCAATATGGATGATGAAGAAGATTTTGGGCCGAGTATCCGCTGTGTTATGTTTGCTTTGGAAAACGAAATTTATGGCATTCAGGTCAGTAAAATTCGTGAGGTGCTGCGCGTTGGCAATATTCGTGCGGTGCCGGGTTCTAGTCGCCAGGTTTTAGGGGTGATTAATGTCCGTGGGGTAATTGTTACGGTGATTGATTCACGAGTGATGTTTGGCTTGGCAAGCAAACAAGTCGATGATTTGTCACGGATTATTATTGTGGAACTGGACGATGAACGCACAGTCGGTATCATGGTGGATTTTGTGATGGAAGTTAAAGACATTCCTGAGAAAAAATTTGAACCACTGTCATCGACCAAAGATAACGCCTCACGCAATATTCAAGGGATTGCACATTTTCAAGACAGTGTGATTATCTTGCTTGATGTTGACACCATGTTTTACATTCATGAGTAA
- a CDS encoding RNA polymerase sigma factor FliA, translated as MSGAQIYQQVQKQNQSPMKALEDYLPLVKRIAYHLKGRLPASVQVDDLIQSGIIGLIEAMQKYNNSHGASFETYAGIRIRGAMLDEIRKGDWTPRSVHRKSREISEAIHQVEIRTGREAHDAEVAAELGIDLAEYHRLLNDTNSAQLLSIDQPDHDDLAEERMVGSGQTPLQALHDSDFAQALAAEIERLPEKEKLVMALYYDEELNLKEIGQVLDVSESRVSQIHSQAVKRIRARMDAWL; from the coding sequence ATGAGTGGTGCGCAGATTTATCAGCAAGTACAAAAGCAGAATCAGTCTCCGATGAAAGCGTTGGAAGACTATCTGCCTTTGGTCAAGCGCATTGCTTATCATCTAAAAGGGCGTTTGCCAGCCAGTGTGCAAGTTGACGATCTGATTCAGTCGGGTATTATCGGGCTGATTGAAGCGATGCAAAAGTACAACAACAGCCACGGAGCGAGTTTTGAAACCTATGCCGGGATTCGGATTCGTGGTGCAATGCTGGATGAAATTCGTAAAGGCGATTGGACTCCGCGTTCAGTGCATCGCAAATCACGAGAAATCAGTGAAGCGATTCACCAAGTGGAGATTCGCACTGGTCGGGAAGCCCATGATGCGGAAGTCGCTGCTGAGTTGGGGATTGATTTAGCGGAGTATCACCGACTGCTTAATGATACAAATTCCGCACAATTGTTATCGATTGACCAGCCTGACCATGACGATTTGGCTGAAGAGCGTATGGTTGGCAGTGGGCAAACACCGTTGCAAGCCTTGCATGACAGTGATTTTGCACAGGCCTTAGCGGCTGAAATTGAGCGTCTACCAGAAAAAGAAAAATTAGTGATGGCGCTTTATTATGATGAAGAATTAAATCTTAAAGAGATTGGCCAAGTGTTGGATGTCAGTGAATCGCGCGTCAGTCAGATTCATTCGCAAGCGGTCAAGCGGATTCGTGCAAGAATGGATGCTTGGCTGTAA
- a CDS encoding EscU/YscU/HrcU family type III secretion system export apparatus switch protein, translating to MDEAKPPLQQAVSLQYDGEGAPRVTAKGQGVIAEAIIAQGIAHKIPIQQNHELVTLLSQVQLDQEIPDKLYEAVAQVLIFAYQLSGKELPKAPNHST from the coding sequence ATGGATGAAGCAAAGCCACCGTTACAACAAGCGGTGTCACTCCAATATGATGGGGAAGGCGCACCGCGTGTAACAGCAAAAGGTCAGGGCGTGATCGCTGAAGCGATCATTGCCCAGGGCATCGCCCACAAAATCCCTATCCAACAGAATCACGAACTGGTCACTTTACTTAGCCAAGTACAACTCGATCAAGAAATTCCCGACAAACTCTACGAAGCTGTTGCGCAAGTTCTTATTTTTGCTTATCAACTTTCCGGCAAAGAACTTCCCAAAGCGCCTAACCACTCTACCTAA
- a CDS encoding chemotaxis response regulator CheY, translated as MNILVVDDFSTMRRIVKNLLKELGFSKFDEADDGAVAWPMIQSGKYDFIVSDWNMPQMTGIDLLRHVRADAKLKNTPFLLITAEAKRSQILEAAQAGVDGYIVKPFTAATLNEKIEKIFERVAQRQQA; from the coding sequence ATGAATATTTTGGTGGTTGATGATTTTTCAACTATGCGCCGTATCGTAAAAAATTTGCTCAAAGAACTCGGTTTTAGCAAGTTTGATGAAGCGGATGATGGCGCGGTTGCTTGGCCGATGATTCAAAGTGGTAAATACGATTTTATCGTTAGCGATTGGAATATGCCGCAAATGACGGGAATCGATTTATTGCGTCATGTGCGCGCTGATGCCAAACTTAAAAACACCCCTTTTTTGTTGATTACCGCTGAAGCCAAGCGTTCACAGATTTTGGAAGCGGCGCAAGCCGGCGTGGATGGGTATATTGTTAAGCCTTTTACCGCGGCAACTTTGAATGAAAAGATTGAAAAAATCTTTGAACGAGTTGCTCAGCGTCAACAAGCGTAA
- a CDS encoding MinD/ParA family protein, whose product MLNDQAAGLRALHAQQKQNSPAVQNTLNPPKQMMSKQQKPVRVIAVASGKGGVGKTNVSVNLGIQLSKLGNRVLLMDADMGLANVDIMLGLHTKYNLSHVLDGQKTLREVIMQGPGGLKIIPAASGVRRMAQLNAMENAGIINAFSELSDELDVLIIDTAAGIADSVVSFCRASQEVIVVVTDEPASITDAYALIKVLSRDYQVSRFRLLANMAKSPAHGRQLYEKLSKVTEQFLDVSLDYFGAVPYDQSLKDAVQKQIPVTLFRPTSLSANAFENMAHSVERWSRPQGASGYLQFFVENLFQGR is encoded by the coding sequence ATGCTCAATGATCAGGCAGCCGGCTTAAGAGCTTTACATGCGCAGCAGAAACAAAATTCGCCTGCGGTGCAAAATACCTTGAACCCACCAAAACAAATGATGTCAAAGCAGCAAAAACCCGTCAGAGTGATTGCGGTGGCCAGTGGTAAAGGCGGGGTTGGTAAAACCAATGTTTCGGTTAATTTGGGCATTCAATTAAGTAAGCTGGGTAACCGAGTTTTGTTAATGGATGCGGATATGGGCTTGGCAAATGTCGATATAATGCTTGGCTTGCATACCAAATATAATTTGTCACACGTTTTGGATGGCCAGAAAACCTTGCGCGAAGTAATTATGCAAGGCCCTGGTGGTCTCAAAATCATTCCAGCTGCATCGGGTGTTCGTCGTATGGCGCAACTTAATGCCATGGAAAACGCAGGGATTATTAACGCCTTTAGCGAGTTGTCGGACGAGTTGGATGTATTAATAATTGACACAGCAGCGGGTATCGCAGATAGTGTGGTCAGCTTTTGCCGTGCTTCTCAAGAGGTGATTGTGGTGGTAACTGATGAGCCCGCGTCCATCACCGATGCGTACGCTTTAATTAAAGTACTTAGCCGAGATTATCAAGTTTCGCGTTTCCGTCTGCTGGCGAATATGGCAAAATCTCCGGCGCATGGTCGTCAGTTATACGAAAAGCTCTCTAAGGTAACTGAACAGTTTTTGGATGTGTCGCTGGATTATTTCGGGGCAGTGCCTTACGATCAATCGCTAAAGGATGCGGTGCAAAAACAGATTCCGGTCACGTTATTTCGCCCGACCAGCTTGTCAGCCAATGCGTTTGAAAATATGGCACATTCTGTCGAGCGTTGGTCAAGACCGCAAGGTGCTAGTGGCTATTTACAGTTTTTCGTTGAGAACCTTTTCCAAGGACGTTAA